From the genome of Pungitius pungitius chromosome 21, fPunPun2.1, whole genome shotgun sequence, one region includes:
- the LOC119213077 gene encoding PI-PLC X domain-containing protein 1-like → MTMTANEDKSYCNWMSQLPPELHDIPLFKLAIPGSHDSMSYDLDINSSIMEPDRLKKLSKIYCARKIVQKWAITQEETITKQLDAGVRYFDLRIARKAHDPDPTRLYFHHGLYTKTDVETVLEEVNDWAGGHPKEILILALSHFHGFDKNIAEHLHRHLISFIMTLFGAKLIHTKETPSLKSCWGKGRNVIVSYDHSTQHSNEIWSKIPYYYGDSMDTSEVESKLRHILEKASPVQSFSVCGLNLTLPESARVLLYILRPFDHLVGVIRRSLPRLLRWVEQQSAKTPMNIVASDVVTRNGFVSTVIKLNNPNA, encoded by the exons ATGACAATGACTGCAAACGAAGACAAAAGCTACTGCAACTGGATGTCGCAACTACCACCTGAACTCCACGACATTCCTCTCTTCAAACTTGCCATACCGG gTAGCCATGACTCTATGAGTTATGACTTGGACATCAACTCCTCAATAATGGAACCTGATAGACTTAAAAAATTGAGCAAGATTTATTGTGCGCGTAAAATAGTGCAAAAATGGGCCATCACTCAG GAGGAAACCATCACAAAGCAGCTGGATGCAGGAGTTCGATACTTTGATCTGAGGATTGCGCGCAAGGCACATGACCCTGACCCCACGAGGCTTTACTTTCACCATGGGCTGTACACGAAGACCGATGTGGAG ACGGTTCTGGAGGAGGTAAATGACTGGGCAGGGGGGCACCCCAAGGAGATCCTCATCCTGGCTTTGTCCCACTTCCATGGGTTCGACAAAAACATCGCCGAGCACCTCCACAGACATCTCATCAGCTTCATCATGACCTTGTTTGGAGCCAAACTCATCCATACAAAG GAAACTCCTAGCCTGAAGAGTTGCTGGGGCAAAGGCAGAAACGTCATAGTCTCATATGACCATTCGACGCAACATTCCAACGAGATATGGAGTAAAATACCGTATTACTACGGCGATAGTATGGACACCAGCGAAGTTGAATCCAAACTGCGTCACATTTTGGAGAAGGCGAGTCCCGTCCAGT CTTTCTCCGTGTGCGGCCTGAACCTGACCCTGCCAGAGAGCGCCAGGGTACTCCTGTACATCCTCCGCCCATTTGACCACCTGGTCGGAGTCATCCGCAGGAGTCTGCCGAGGCTGCTGCGGTGGGTGGAACAGCAATCCGCCAAGACGCCCATGAACATTGTGGCCTCGGACGTGGTGACCCGTAACGGCTTTGTATCCACCGTTATCAAGCTCAATAATCCAAATGCGTGA
- the spata20 gene encoding spermatogenesis-associated protein 20 isoform X1, giving the protein MFRLLPESFGWCASTTYFTKARLVPKQHPGRIRMIRVAWRRSASTNSRVERARLFDAAFLRAESPPLNSGGHVRRFRRVLHPPGERSPLHHHPQTACYLSSSVFMSMASKGTPSTPHKHTNRLAEERSPYLLQHAHNPVDWYPWGQDAFDRAKNEDKPIFLSVGYSTCHWCHVMERESFEDTEIGKILSDNFVCIKVDREERPDVDKVYMTFVQATSGGGGWPMSVWLTPDLRPFIGGTYFPPTDHARRPGLKTVLNRIIEQWQNNRPALESTGARILEELKKGTVVAAKPGESPPPAPDVAKRCFQQLAHSYEEEYGGFRDAPKFPTPVNLMFLMSYWSVNRSTSEGVEALRMALHTLRMMALGGIHDHVAQGFHRYSTDSSWHVPHFEKMLYDQAQLAVAYITASQVSGEQLFADVAKDILLYVSRDLSDNSGGFYSAEDADSVAASGGPEKREGAFCVWTASEVRELLPDVVEGATGAATQADIFSHHYGVKEQGNVAPEQDPHGELQGQNVLIVRYSVELTAARFGLRAERAEELLAEARGKMATARAGRPRPHLDTKMLASWNGLMLSAYATVGAVLGDKALLERAVRAGNFLREHLWDAERQTILRSCYRGDEMEVQQISPPISGFLDDYAFVVCGALHLYEATLQTEWLQWAEELQLRQDALFWDQQGGGYFCSDPSDGTVLLQLKEDQDGAEPSANSVSASNLLRLSHYCGRLEWHQRSQQLLAAFSDRLTRVPIALPQMVQALMAEHYKLQQIVICGQRDAPDTSSLLAAVHSLFLPHKLLVHTDGDADGFLRERLPVLSSMSRRGGVATAYVCQDFTCSPPVTDPQELRRLLLDGSPERRAE; this is encoded by the exons ATGTTTCGTCTCTTGCCTGAAAGTTTTGGCTGGTGCGCGTCAACAACGTACTTTACTAAAGCCCGGCTGGTCCCCAAGCAACACCCTGGGAGGATTAGGATGATAAGAGTAGCATGGCGTCGGTCGGCGTCCACAAATAGCCGCGTGGAGCGCGCACGCCTTTTCGACGCGGCTTTTCTGAGAGCCGAGAGTCCTCCGCTGAACTCCGGGGGTCACGTTAGGCGTTTCAGACGAGTCCTCCACCCACCCGGCGAGAGGTCACCGCTCCACCACCATCCGCAGACGGCCTGCTACCTCAG CTCATCTGTCTTCATGAGCATGGCGTCCAAAGGgacaccctccaccccccacaaacacaccaacaggTTGGCCGAGGAGAGGTCGCCCTACCTGCTACAACACGCTCACAACCCAGTTGACTG GTATCCATGGGGACAAGACGCTTTTGACAGAGCAAAGAATGAAGACAAACCCATCTTTCTATCAG TGGGCTACTCAACGTGCCACTGGTGCCATGTCATGGAGAGGGAGTCTTTCGAAGACACGGAAATTGGCAAAATCCTCAGTGATAACTTTGTCTGCATCAAAGTGGACCGAGAGGAGAGACCTGATGTGGACAAGGTCTACATGACCtttgtacag GCTACGAGCGGCGGCGGAGGTTGGCCCATGAGCGTGTggctgacccctgacctccgaCCTTTCATTGGCGGCACCTACTTCCCTCCCACGGACCATGCCAGAAGACCCGGGCTCAAAACGGTTCTCAACCGAATCATTGAACAG TGGCAGAATAACCGCCCCGCTCTGGAGTCCACCGGAGCGAGGATCCTCGAAGAACTGAAGAAAGGCACGGTCGTGGCCGCCAAGCCAGGAGAGAGCCCCCCGCCGGCCCCGGATGTGGCCAAGCGCTGCTTCCAGCAGTTGGCGCACTCCTACGAGGAGGAGTACGGCGGCTTCAGAGACGCTCCCAAGTTCCCCACGCCAG TGAATCTGATGTTCCTCATGTCTTACTGGTCTGTGAATCGCTCCACCTCGGAAGGGGTGGAGGCCCTCCGGATGGCTTTGCACACGCTCCGCATGATGGCGCTGGGCGGCATCCACGACCACGTGGCTCAG GGTTTTCATCGCTACTCTACAGATTCCTCCTGGCATGTTCCCCACTTTGAGAAGATGTTGTACGACCAGGCCCAGCTGGCTGTAGCCTACATAACTGcctcccag GTATCCGGTGAGCAGCTCTTTGCAGACGTGGCTAAGGACATCCTGCTGTACGTCTCCAGAGACCTGAGTGACAAC TCCGGAGGCTTCTACAGTGCCGAGGACGCCGACTCCGTCGCGGCGTCGGGGGGCCCGGAGAAGCGCGAGGGGGCGTTCTGTGTCTGGACCGCCTCAGAAGTGCGAGAGCTGCTGCCGGACGTGGTGGAGGGCGCCACGGGGGCCGCCACGCAGGCGGACATCTTCTCGCACCACTACGGGGTCAAGGAGCAAGGCAACGTCGCTCCGGAACAG GACCCCCACGGCGAGCTGCAGGGCCAGAACGTGCTGATCGTGCGCTACTCGGTGGAGCTGACGGCCGCTCGCTTCGGCCTCCGCGCGGAGCGGGCCGAGGAGCTCCTGGCCGAGGCCCGGGGCAAAATGGCCACGGCGAGGGCGGGTCGGCCGCGCCCACATCTGGACACCAAGATGTTGGCCTCCTGGAACG GTCTCATGCTGTCAGCCTACGCCACTGTGGGCGCCGTGCTGGGGGACAAGGCCTTGCTGGAGAGGGCGGTGCGGGCGGGCAACTTCCTCAGGGAGCACCTATGGGACGCCGAGCGGCAGACGATCCTCAGGTCCTGTTACCGGGGAGACGAGAtggaggtgcagcagat ATCTCCGCCTATCTCCGGCTTCCTCGACGACTACGCCTTCGTGGTCTGCGGCGCGCTGCACCTGTACGAGGCCACGCTGCAGACGGAGTGGCTGCAGTGGGccgaggagctgcagctccGGCAGGACGCGCTGTTCTGGGACCAGCAGGGCGGGGGCTACTTCTGCAGCGATCCCAGCGACGGCACGGTCCTGCTGCAGCTCAAAGAGG ATCAGGACGGCGCTGAGCCCAGCGCCAACTCCGTGTCGGCGTCCAATCTCCTGCGTCTGTCCCACTACTGCGGCCGGCTGGAGTGGCACCAGAGGTCCCAGCAGCTGCTGGCAGCGTTCTCCGACCGTCTGACCCGGGTGCCCATAGCGCTGCCTCAAATGGTCCAGGCCCTCATGGCCGAGCACTACAAGCTTCAACAG atcGTGATCTGTGGCCAGAGGGATGCTCCGGACACCAGCAGTCTGCTAGCAGCGGTCCACTCCCTCTTTCTACCCCATAAG CTCCTGGTGCACACCGACGGCGATGCGGACGGATTCCTGCGCGAGCGGctgcccgtcctctcctccatgtcccggcgagggggcgtggccaccgCTTACGTCTGCCAGGACTTCACCTGTTCCCCCCCCGTCACCGACCCCCAGGAACTACGCAGGCTACTGCTGGACGGAAGCCCGGAGAGACGGGCAGAGTGA
- the spata20 gene encoding spermatogenesis-associated protein 20 isoform X2, which translates to MSMASKGTPSTPHKHTNRLAEERSPYLLQHAHNPVDWYPWGQDAFDRAKNEDKPIFLSVGYSTCHWCHVMERESFEDTEIGKILSDNFVCIKVDREERPDVDKVYMTFVQATSGGGGWPMSVWLTPDLRPFIGGTYFPPTDHARRPGLKTVLNRIIEQWQNNRPALESTGARILEELKKGTVVAAKPGESPPPAPDVAKRCFQQLAHSYEEEYGGFRDAPKFPTPVNLMFLMSYWSVNRSTSEGVEALRMALHTLRMMALGGIHDHVAQGFHRYSTDSSWHVPHFEKMLYDQAQLAVAYITASQVSGEQLFADVAKDILLYVSRDLSDNSGGFYSAEDADSVAASGGPEKREGAFCVWTASEVRELLPDVVEGATGAATQADIFSHHYGVKEQGNVAPEQDPHGELQGQNVLIVRYSVELTAARFGLRAERAEELLAEARGKMATARAGRPRPHLDTKMLASWNGLMLSAYATVGAVLGDKALLERAVRAGNFLREHLWDAERQTILRSCYRGDEMEVQQISPPISGFLDDYAFVVCGALHLYEATLQTEWLQWAEELQLRQDALFWDQQGGGYFCSDPSDGTVLLQLKEDQDGAEPSANSVSASNLLRLSHYCGRLEWHQRSQQLLAAFSDRLTRVPIALPQMVQALMAEHYKLQQIVICGQRDAPDTSSLLAAVHSLFLPHKLLVHTDGDADGFLRERLPVLSSMSRRGGVATAYVCQDFTCSPPVTDPQELRRLLLDGSPERRAE; encoded by the exons ATGAGCATGGCGTCCAAAGGgacaccctccaccccccacaaacacaccaacaggTTGGCCGAGGAGAGGTCGCCCTACCTGCTACAACACGCTCACAACCCAGTTGACTG GTATCCATGGGGACAAGACGCTTTTGACAGAGCAAAGAATGAAGACAAACCCATCTTTCTATCAG TGGGCTACTCAACGTGCCACTGGTGCCATGTCATGGAGAGGGAGTCTTTCGAAGACACGGAAATTGGCAAAATCCTCAGTGATAACTTTGTCTGCATCAAAGTGGACCGAGAGGAGAGACCTGATGTGGACAAGGTCTACATGACCtttgtacag GCTACGAGCGGCGGCGGAGGTTGGCCCATGAGCGTGTggctgacccctgacctccgaCCTTTCATTGGCGGCACCTACTTCCCTCCCACGGACCATGCCAGAAGACCCGGGCTCAAAACGGTTCTCAACCGAATCATTGAACAG TGGCAGAATAACCGCCCCGCTCTGGAGTCCACCGGAGCGAGGATCCTCGAAGAACTGAAGAAAGGCACGGTCGTGGCCGCCAAGCCAGGAGAGAGCCCCCCGCCGGCCCCGGATGTGGCCAAGCGCTGCTTCCAGCAGTTGGCGCACTCCTACGAGGAGGAGTACGGCGGCTTCAGAGACGCTCCCAAGTTCCCCACGCCAG TGAATCTGATGTTCCTCATGTCTTACTGGTCTGTGAATCGCTCCACCTCGGAAGGGGTGGAGGCCCTCCGGATGGCTTTGCACACGCTCCGCATGATGGCGCTGGGCGGCATCCACGACCACGTGGCTCAG GGTTTTCATCGCTACTCTACAGATTCCTCCTGGCATGTTCCCCACTTTGAGAAGATGTTGTACGACCAGGCCCAGCTGGCTGTAGCCTACATAACTGcctcccag GTATCCGGTGAGCAGCTCTTTGCAGACGTGGCTAAGGACATCCTGCTGTACGTCTCCAGAGACCTGAGTGACAAC TCCGGAGGCTTCTACAGTGCCGAGGACGCCGACTCCGTCGCGGCGTCGGGGGGCCCGGAGAAGCGCGAGGGGGCGTTCTGTGTCTGGACCGCCTCAGAAGTGCGAGAGCTGCTGCCGGACGTGGTGGAGGGCGCCACGGGGGCCGCCACGCAGGCGGACATCTTCTCGCACCACTACGGGGTCAAGGAGCAAGGCAACGTCGCTCCGGAACAG GACCCCCACGGCGAGCTGCAGGGCCAGAACGTGCTGATCGTGCGCTACTCGGTGGAGCTGACGGCCGCTCGCTTCGGCCTCCGCGCGGAGCGGGCCGAGGAGCTCCTGGCCGAGGCCCGGGGCAAAATGGCCACGGCGAGGGCGGGTCGGCCGCGCCCACATCTGGACACCAAGATGTTGGCCTCCTGGAACG GTCTCATGCTGTCAGCCTACGCCACTGTGGGCGCCGTGCTGGGGGACAAGGCCTTGCTGGAGAGGGCGGTGCGGGCGGGCAACTTCCTCAGGGAGCACCTATGGGACGCCGAGCGGCAGACGATCCTCAGGTCCTGTTACCGGGGAGACGAGAtggaggtgcagcagat ATCTCCGCCTATCTCCGGCTTCCTCGACGACTACGCCTTCGTGGTCTGCGGCGCGCTGCACCTGTACGAGGCCACGCTGCAGACGGAGTGGCTGCAGTGGGccgaggagctgcagctccGGCAGGACGCGCTGTTCTGGGACCAGCAGGGCGGGGGCTACTTCTGCAGCGATCCCAGCGACGGCACGGTCCTGCTGCAGCTCAAAGAGG ATCAGGACGGCGCTGAGCCCAGCGCCAACTCCGTGTCGGCGTCCAATCTCCTGCGTCTGTCCCACTACTGCGGCCGGCTGGAGTGGCACCAGAGGTCCCAGCAGCTGCTGGCAGCGTTCTCCGACCGTCTGACCCGGGTGCCCATAGCGCTGCCTCAAATGGTCCAGGCCCTCATGGCCGAGCACTACAAGCTTCAACAG atcGTGATCTGTGGCCAGAGGGATGCTCCGGACACCAGCAGTCTGCTAGCAGCGGTCCACTCCCTCTTTCTACCCCATAAG CTCCTGGTGCACACCGACGGCGATGCGGACGGATTCCTGCGCGAGCGGctgcccgtcctctcctccatgtcccggcgagggggcgtggccaccgCTTACGTCTGCCAGGACTTCACCTGTTCCCCCCCCGTCACCGACCCCCAGGAACTACGCAGGCTACTGCTGGACGGAAGCCCGGAGAGACGGGCAGAGTGA